In Oreochromis niloticus isolate F11D_XX linkage group LG18, O_niloticus_UMD_NMBU, whole genome shotgun sequence, one genomic interval encodes:
- the dsc2l gene encoding desmocollin 2-like protein — translation MGRVLIPTICLMLILPCVESCSLPRSLYVIVPETIPPEYQVAKVEAVGCDVKSTQLTVKDPSFTINSNGAVVALTSVSVAERGRTFSVCAQDNSGPESKMEVHLVRSTMPIKHQRGQGFLSRSKRRWAPPNINIVENYVGPYPKLLERLVSITSAKYDVYYTIEGQGVDKYPTGVLRLDRETGDLFLLKSVDREAFPEYSFVVRVWDKITNRETDENLPLKVVVDDVNDNPPEFVGPLQFTVPEHCSAGTVVGKVNTTDKDQIGTDHVKIRYTLLTGTAMFAIHTQTGVITTRTNTLDRESQDIYLVDVKIQDMDGAPNGLFATSTATILLSDINDNPPTFMQTSYDVAVQENECEKLLLRIPVQDKDLINTPNWISKFVISQGNENGNFRIVTDPRTNEGLLYVSKPLDYEKTSSVQLEITAQNQAPLSGSSASWNSIPVTVNVTDVDEGPEFSAPSIRFNVKENTPNGTVIGTYTATDPETKSSKGIKYYKVTDPGSWINVDRDTGELRVANTIDRESPLVRDGFYNITVRAVDASSKSATGTVVIWVEDENDNIPTIPSELTLCQKDGELGSVVVVAEDKDQDPFSSPFTFSLPNKNDGTWSVKSLNDTAATLKQLQPLYLGMHTVDLTVTDLQGSGKTHTVNLRVCKCKDGVCLGKDRSVSLGPLGILTLLLPVALLLLLFLLLAFFCLTKREKLQLDDSADTGGILLKSNTEAPGDEVDASLINGPPFEIDQAVKGSVKGVMMNPSWIGNKSGSTIGTLGVHENGMHGRTDISAANMQDYYTGQYDMTIDRQSYGQLVGSGVDFDYRQHNMDPALLYTWETNGRYLHQKLNQMGTEEDGRYADDIIHAYAFEGRGSVAGSIGCCSNNNDNDNLDFLNTLGPKFKTLAEVCRKT, via the exons ATGGGGAGAGTTTTAATTCCCACAATCTGCCTAATGCTG ATCCTGCCCTGCGTGGAGTCGTGCTCTCTCCCGAGGTCTCTCTACGTAATTGTACCTGAAACAATTCCACCTGAATACCAAGTAGCAAAAG TTGAAGCCGtcggctgtgatgtcaaatCAACGCAGTTAACTGTGAAGGACCCGAGTTTTACAATAAACAGTAATGGAGCAGTGGTAGCTTTAACGTCTGTCTCAGTGGCCGAAAGAGGACGGACATTTTCTGTGTGCGCTCAGGACAATAGTGGACCGGAAAGTAAGATGGAAGTTCACCTTGTCCGCAGTACAATGCCGATAAAACAT CAACGAGGCCAAGGCTTCCTGAGTCGCTCTAAAAGACGCTGGGCACCTCCGAACATCAACATAGTGGAGAATTACGTAGGACCCTATCCAAAACTACTGGAAAGG CTGGTGTCAATTACCTCAGCCAAATATGATGTGTACTACACTATCGAAGGACAAGGAGTCGATAAGTATCCAACTGGAGTGCTCAGACTGGACAGAGAAACAGGGGATCTGTTCTTGCTCAAATCAGTGGACCGTGAGGCGTTCCCAGAATATAGT TTTGTAGTGCGTGTTTGGGACAAGATCACAAATCGGGAGACAGATGAGAATCTGCCATTGAAAGTGGTTGTAGATGATGTAAATGACAATCCACCGGAGTTTGTAGGTCCGCTACAGTTTACTGTTCCTGAGCACTGTAGTGCAG GGACTGTGGTGGGAAAGGTGAATACAACCGACAAAGACCAAATTGGCACTGACCATGTGAAGATTAGGTATACACTCCTAACTGGAACAGCCatgtttgccattcatacacaAACAGGTGTCATCACAACAAGAACCAACACCCTAGACAGAGAG TCACAAGACATATATTTGGTGGATGTAAAAATCCAGGATATGGATGGTGCACCAAATGGTCTGTTTGCTACATCAACAGCAACAATTCTTCTGAGTGACATCAATGACAACCCACCAACCTTCATGCAAACATCT tatgATGTCGCTGTGCAAGAGAATGAATGTGAAAAACTTCTACTTCGAATTCCAGTTCAAGATAAAGATTTGATAAACACACCAAACTGGATATCAAAGTTTGTCATTAGTCAAGGAAATGAAAATGGAAATTTCAGGATTGTTACCGACCCCCGAACAAATGAAGGGCTTCTGTATGTCTCAAAG ccattAGATTATGAGAAGACCAGCAGTGTACAGCTTGAGATCACAGCACAAAATCAAGCACCACTGAGTGGCAGCAGCGCCAGTTGGAACTCCATCCCTGTGACGGTCAATGTGACCGATGTCGATGAAGGCCCAGAATTCTCTGCTCCTTCGATCCGCTTCAATGTCAAAGAGAACACACCAAATGGCACAGTGATAGGAACTTATACAGCTACGGATCCTGAGACCAAGAGCAGCAAAGGCATCAA GTATTACAAGGTGACAGACCCGGGCTCCTGGATCAATGTCGACAGAGACACGGGAGAGCTGAGGGTGGCAAACACAATTGACAGAGAGTCACCGCTTGTTCGCGATGGGTTTTACAACATCACAGTGAGGGCTGTTGATGCTA GCTCCAAGTCAGCAACAGGAACAGTTGTCATTTGGGTGGAGGATGAAAACGACAACATTCCTACAATTCCCAGTGAGCTCACGTTGTGTCAGAAGGATGGAGAGCTCGGctctgtggtggtggtggctgaAGACAAAGATCAGGATCCCTTTTCGTCTCCATTCACCTTCAGTTTACCAAATAAAAATGATGGCACATGGTCTGTGAAAAGTCTTAATG ACACAGCAGCTACATTGAAGCAGCTCCAACCGCTTTATTTGGGGATGCACACCGTTGACCTGACTGTTACGGATCTTCAGGGCAGTGGCAAAACACATACAGTAAATCTGAGAGTCTGCAAGTGCAAGGATGGCGTCTGCCTTGGCAAGGACAGGTCTGTGTCGCTCGGACCGCTGGGAATACTGACTCTGCTGTTGCCTGTGGCTCTCCTCCTACTGCTCT TCCTGCTCCTTGCATTTTTCTGTCTAACAAAGAGGGAGAAGTTGCAACTTGACGACTCAGCAGACACTGGAGGAATCCTACTCAAATCCAACACGGAGGCCCCAGGGGACGAAGTG GATGCAAGTCTCATCAATGGTCCCCCCTTTGAGATTGACCAAGCAGTAAAGGGTTCTGTTAAGGGTGTAATGATGAATCCTTCGTGGATTGGGAACAAGAGTGGAAGCACTATTGGAACCCTTGGTGTTCACGAGAATGGGATGCATGGAAGGACTGATATTTCTGCAGCTAATATGCAGGATTACTATACCGGCCAGTATGACATGACCATAGATCGTCAATCCTATGGTCAGCTTGTTGGTAGTGGTGTAGACTTTGACTACAGACAACACAACATGGACCCAGCTCTTCTGTATACTTGGGAAACAAATGGCCGCTATCTACATCag AAATTGAACCAAATGGGAACAGAGGAGGATGGGCGATACGCAGACGATATCATCCACGCCTACGCATTCGAGGGACGTGGCTCTGTAGCTGGCTCTATCGGATGCTgcagtaataataatgacaacGATAACCTTGACTTTCTGAACACACTTGGACCAAAGTTCAAAACTCTTGCAGAGGTCTGCAGAAAGACATGA